The proteins below come from a single Trachemys scripta elegans isolate TJP31775 chromosome 16, CAS_Tse_1.0, whole genome shotgun sequence genomic window:
- the VDR gene encoding vitamin D3 receptor, whose translation MITKRKEEEALKESMKPKLSEEQQKVIDILLEAHRKTYDPTYSDFTQFRPPVRANSSKRITRSSSVLTHGSSSEDSSDTFSCSPESTEHRMFSNMALNEDSDESPPMDINLSHLSMLPHLADLVSYSIQKVIGFAKMIPGFRDLTAEDQIALLKSSAIEIIMLRSNQSFSLEDMAWSCGGNEFKYQINDVTQAGHSLELLEPLVKFQIGLKKLNLHEEEHVLLMGICILSPDRPGVQDTSLVESLQDRLSEVLQTYILCKHPPPGNRLLYAKMIQKLADLRSLNEEHSKQYRCLSFKPEHSMQLTPLVLEVFGNEIS comes from the exons atgatAACGAAGCGGAAGGAGGAAGAGGCTCTTAAAGAGAGCATGAAGCCCAAATTATCAGAGGAGCAGCAGAAAGTCATTGACATTCTTCTCGAGGCCCATCGCAAAACTTATGACCCAACCTACTCTGACTTCACCCAGTTCCGA CCTCCGGTGAGAGCCAACTCAAGCAAAAGAATAACTAGATCGTCGTCGGTGCTAACGCATGGCTCCTCATCAGAAGACTCCTCAGATACCTTCAGCTGTTCTCCAG AGTCTACAGAGCATAGAATGTTCTCCAACATGGCACTGAATGAGGACTCTGACGAAAGCCCTCCCATGGACATTAACCTCTCGCACCTCTCCATGCTACCTCACCTGGCTGACCTTGTCAGCTACAGCATTCAGAAAGTGATTGGCTTTGCAAAAATGATCCCAGGGTTCAG GGATCTGACGGCAGAGGACCAGATTGCCTTATTGAAGTCCAGCGCCATTGAAATCATTATGCTTCGTTCAAACCAGTCGTTTTCCTTGGAGGATATGGCATGGTCATGTGGAGGCAATGAATTCAAGTACCAAATCAATGACGTTACCCAAG CTGGTCACAGCCTGGAACTGCTAGAACCacttgtgaaatttcagattggcTTAAAGAAGTTGAACCTTCATGAAGAGGAGCATGTGCTCCTGATGGGCATCTGCATCCTTTCCCCTG ACCGCCCTGGTGTGCAGGACACTTCTCTGGTGGAGTCCCTCCAAGACCGCCTTTCCGAAGTCCTGCAGACCTACATTCTGTGCAAACACCCTCCCCCGGGCAACCGCTTGCTCTATGCCAAGATGATCCAGAAGCTGGCAGACCTGCGGAGCCTGAATGAGGAGCATTCCAAACAGTACCGCTGCCTTTCCTTCAAGCCAGAGCACAGCATGCAGCTCACCCCACTGGTCCTTGAGGTTTTTGGCAATGAAATCTCCTGA